From one Cyprinus carpio isolate SPL01 chromosome B3, ASM1834038v1, whole genome shotgun sequence genomic stretch:
- the LOC109112557 gene encoding gastrula zinc finger protein XlCGF57.1-like isoform X4, translating to MKILRNKQIPIDDPQRFSIAVSPCQTLQSSGIHPFNMMAVKVESQELNEMEERKQDFTNGEKYFIYSPTEKTSSQNIAQKTGTRSYFMCQQFGKGFNRKTKLTKHIKAHTGEKPFRCNLCSKSFRKMDYLNRHLKIHSGEKPFTCQQCGKSFTEKGHLKGHMRVHTGERPFTCQQCGKSFTQKQHLKVHMRIHTGEKPFTCKQCGKRFTEKGHLKVHIRIHTGEKPFTCEFCGKSFIDKRNVIIHMRIHTGEKPFTCQQCGKSFTQAEHLKGHMRIHTGEKPFTCKLCGKSFTENVHLKVHMRVHTGEKPYTCQQCGNSFSQKCHLKVHVRSHTGVKPFTCQQCGKSFTENVHLKVHMRVHTGEKPYTCQRCGNSFSQKCHLKVHVRSHTGEKSFTCQQCGKSFTTAVNLKYHMRIHTGEKTKSFKPKNPLTVT from the exons atgaagatactgaggaacaaacag ATCCCCATTGACGATCCCCAGCGATTCTCCATTGCTGTGTCCCCCTGTCAAACTCTCCAGAGCTCTGGGATTCATCCATTCA aTATGATGGCAGTTAAAGTGGAGAGTCAAGAACTAAATGAAATGGAAGAGAGAAAACAGGAtttcacaaatggagaaaaatattttatttactcaccGACTGAAAAGACTTCCTCACAAAACATTGCTCAAAAGACTGGAACTAGAAGTTATTTCATGTGCCAACAGTTTGGCAAAGGtttcaacagaaaaacaaaacttacaaagcacataaaagctcacactggagagaagccattcagATGTAATCTGTGTTCAAAGAGCTTCAGAAAAATGGACTACCTAAACAGGCACTTAAAAATTCactctggagagaagcctttcacctgccaacagtgtggaaagagcttcaccgaaaaaggacaccttaaaggccacatgagagttcacactggagagaggcctttcacttgccaacagtgtgggaagagtttcacacaaaaacaacatcttaaagttcacatgagaattcatactggagagaagcctttcacatgcaaacagtgtggaaagcgCTTCACTGaaaaaggacaccttaaagtccacattagaattcacactggagagaaaccttttaCCTGCGAATTCTGTGGAAAGAGCTTCATTGacaaaagaaatgtaataatccacatgagaattcacactggagagaagcctttcacctgccaacaatgtgggaagagtttcacacaagcAGAACATCTTAAAggccacatgagaattcacactggagagaagccgttcacctgcaaactgtgtggaaagagcttcactgaaaatgtgcatcttaaagtccacatgagagttcacactggagagaagccttacacctgccaacagtgtggaaacagCTTCTCTCAAAAATGTCATCTTAAAGTCCATGTTAGAAGTCACACTGGAgtgaagcctttcacctgccaacagtgtggaaagagcttcactgaaaatgtgcatcttaaagtccacatgagagttcacactggagagaagccttacacctgccaacggTGTGGAAACAGCTTCTCTCAAAAATGTCATCTTAAAGTCCATGTTAgaagtcacactggagagaagtctttcacctgccaacagtgtggaaagagcttcacaaCAGCAGTGAACCTCAAGtatcacatgagaattcacaccggagagaagacAAAGAGTTTCAAACCAAAAAATCCCTTAACTGTCACTTGA
- the LOC109112557 gene encoding gastrula zinc finger protein XlCGF57.1-like isoform X5 codes for MSFIKEESEDIRIAEVFSIKHEDTEEQTDMMAVKVESQELNEMEERKQDFTNGEKYFIYSPTEKTSSQNIAQKTGTRSYFMCQQFGKGFNRKTKLTKHIKAHTGEKPFRCNLCSKSFRKMDYLNRHLKIHSGEKPFTCQQCGKSFTEKGHLKGHMRVHTGERPFTCQQCGKSFTQKQHLKVHMRIHTGEKPFTCKQCGKRFTEKGHLKVHIRIHTGEKPFTCEFCGKSFIDKRNVIIHMRIHTGEKPFTCQQCGKSFTQAEHLKGHMRIHTGEKPFTCKLCGKSFTENVHLKVHMRVHTGEKPYTCQQCGNSFSQKCHLKVHVRSHTGVKPFTCQQCGKSFTENVHLKVHMRVHTGEKPYTCQRCGNSFSQKCHLKVHVRSHTGEKSFTCQQCGKSFTTAVNLKYHMRIHTGEKTKSFKPKNPLTVT; via the exons ATgtcgtttattaaagaggagagtgaagacattaGGATTGCAGAAGTGTTCAGcatcaaacatgaagatactgaggaacaaacag aTATGATGGCAGTTAAAGTGGAGAGTCAAGAACTAAATGAAATGGAAGAGAGAAAACAGGAtttcacaaatggagaaaaatattttatttactcaccGACTGAAAAGACTTCCTCACAAAACATTGCTCAAAAGACTGGAACTAGAAGTTATTTCATGTGCCAACAGTTTGGCAAAGGtttcaacagaaaaacaaaacttacaaagcacataaaagctcacactggagagaagccattcagATGTAATCTGTGTTCAAAGAGCTTCAGAAAAATGGACTACCTAAACAGGCACTTAAAAATTCactctggagagaagcctttcacctgccaacagtgtggaaagagcttcaccgaaaaaggacaccttaaaggccacatgagagttcacactggagagaggcctttcacttgccaacagtgtgggaagagtttcacacaaaaacaacatcttaaagttcacatgagaattcatactggagagaagcctttcacatgcaaacagtgtggaaagcgCTTCACTGaaaaaggacaccttaaagtccacattagaattcacactggagagaaaccttttaCCTGCGAATTCTGTGGAAAGAGCTTCATTGacaaaagaaatgtaataatccacatgagaattcacactggagagaagcctttcacctgccaacaatgtgggaagagtttcacacaagcAGAACATCTTAAAggccacatgagaattcacactggagagaagccgttcacctgcaaactgtgtggaaagagcttcactgaaaatgtgcatcttaaagtccacatgagagttcacactggagagaagccttacacctgccaacagtgtggaaacagCTTCTCTCAAAAATGTCATCTTAAAGTCCATGTTAGAAGTCACACTGGAgtgaagcctttcacctgccaacagtgtggaaagagcttcactgaaaatgtgcatcttaaagtccacatgagagttcacactggagagaagccttacacctgccaacggTGTGGAAACAGCTTCTCTCAAAAATGTCATCTTAAAGTCCATGTTAgaagtcacactggagagaagtctttcacctgccaacagtgtggaaagagcttcacaaCAGCAGTGAACCTCAAGtatcacatgagaattcacaccggagagaagacAAAGAGTTTCAAACCAAAAAATCCCTTAACTGTCACTTGA